In one window of Gorilla gorilla gorilla isolate KB3781 chromosome 2, NHGRI_mGorGor1-v2.1_pri, whole genome shotgun sequence DNA:
- the PDE12 gene encoding 2',5'-phosphodiesterase 12: MWRLPGARAALRVIRTAVEKLSRAEAESQTAAGAMERAVVRCVPSEPKLSLSFALADGSHKNMQRDQSEPLGRVLSRIATNALKGHAKAAAAKKSRKSRPNASGGAACSGPGPEPAVACEPVVKLYYREEAVAEDVLNVDAWQDGAVLQIGDVKYKVERNPPAFTELQLPRYIMAGFPVCPKLSLEFGDPASSLFRWYKEAKPGAAEPEVGVPSSLSPSSPSSSWTETDVEERVYTPSNADIGLRLKLHCTPGDGQRFGHSQELESVCVVEAGPGTCTFDHRHLYTKKVTEDALIRTVSYNILADTYAQTEFSRTVLYPYCAPYALELDYRQNLIQKELTGYNADVICLQEVDRAVFSDSLVPALEAFGLEGVFRIKQHEGLATFYRKSKFSLLSQHDISFYEALESDPLHKELLEKLVLYPSAQEKVLQRSSVLQVSVLQSTKDSSKRLCVANTHLYWHPKGGYIRLIQMAVALAHIRHVSCDLYPGIPVIFCGDFNSTPSTGMYHFVINGSIPEDHEDWASNGEEERCNMSLTHFFKLKSACGEPAYTNYVGGFHGCLDYIFIDLNALEVEQVIPLPSHEEVTTHQALPSVSHPSDHIALVCDLKWK; this comes from the exons ATGTGGAGGCTCCCAGGCGCCCGCGCCGCGCTTCGGGTGATCCGGACGGCGGTGGAGAAGCTGAGCCGGGCTGAAGCGGAGAGCCAGACAGCGGCGGGAGCGATGGAGCGCGCTGTAGTGCGCTGTGTACCTTCGGAACCCAAGCTGAGCCTGTCATTCGCTTTGGCTGATGGTAGCCACAAGAACATGCAGCGCGACCAGAGCGAGCCGCTGGGTCGAGTCCTCAGCCGCATCGCTACCAATGCCCTAAAGGGTCACGCTAAGGCGGCCGCCGCCAAGAAGAGCAGGAAGAGCCGGCCGAATGCTAGCGGCGGTGCGGCCTGTTCAGGGCCGGGGCCTGAGCCGGCTGTGGCCTGCGAGCCCGTGGTGAAGCTGTACTACCGGGAAGAGGCAGTGGCTGAGGACGTGCTCAACGTGGATGCCTGGCAAGACGGCGCGGTGCTGCAGATCGGCGATGTTAAGTACAAGGTGGAGCGCAACCCGCCCGCCTTCACCGAACTGCAGTTGCCACGCTACATCATGGCCGGGTTCCCTGTGTGCCCCAAACTCAGCCTCGAATTTGGGGATCCCGCCAGCTCCCTTTTCCGCTGGTATAAGGAAGCCAAGCCCGGAGCGGCGGAGCCCGAGGTCGGTGTCCCTTCGTCATTGTCTCCCTCCTCACCTTCTTCTTCTTGGACTGAGACTGATGTGGAGGAGCGTGTCTACACCCCGTCCAATGCCGACATCGGGCTAAGGCTCAAGCTTCATTGCACCCCAGGCGATGGGCAGCGCTTTGGGCACAGCCAGGAGTTGGAAAGTGTATGTGTGGTAGAGGCTGGGCCTGGCACCTGCACTTTTGACCACCGGCATCTCTACACGAAGAAGGTGACTGAGGACGCTCTCATCCGCACTGTCTCTTACAACATCCTGGCAGACACGTACGCGCAGACTGAGTTCTCGCGAACGGTTCTGTACCCATACTGTGCCCCCTACGCCCTGGAGCTCGACTACCGCCAGAACCTTATCCAGAAGGAACTCACCGGCTACAACGCCGATGTCATCTGTTTGCAGGAGGTTGACCGCGCAGTGTTTTCTGACAGCTTGGTACCCGCCCTAGAGGCCTTCGGGCTTGAGGGGGTGTTTCGAATCAAGCAGCACGAAGGCCTGGCCACTTTCTACCGAAAGTCTAAGTTCAGCCTTCTTAGCCAGCATGACATTTCGTTCTACGAAGCCCTCGAGTCCGACCCACTTCACAAAGAACTGCTGGAGAAACTAGTTTTGTACCCATCAGCGCAGGAGAAGGTGCTCCAGAGATCTTCTGTTCTTCAG GTTTCAGTTCTTCAGTCTACAAAGGACTCTTCTAAAAGGTTATGTGTTGCTAATACCCATCTTTACTGGCATCCTAAAG GTGGGTATATTCGCCTCATTCAAATGGCAGTAGCCTTGGCTCACATTAGACATGTTTCATGTGATCTGTATCCTGGCATACCAGTTATATTTTGTGGGGACTTTAATAGTACACCATCAACAGGAATGTATCATTTTGTCATCAATGGCAGCATTCCAGAGGATCATGAAGACTGGGCTTCCAATGGGGAGGAGGAAAGATGCAATATGTCTCTTACGCATTTCTTCAAGCTGAAAAGTGCTTGTGGTGAACCTGCTTACACAAATTATGTTGGTGGCTTTCATGGATGTCTAGATTACATTTTCATTGACTTAAATGCTTTAGAGGTTGAACAGGTGATTCCATTACCTAGTCATGAAGAAGTTACCACCCACCAGGCCTTACCTAGTGTTTCCCATCCCTCTGATCACATAGCACTTGTATGtgatttaaaatggaaatag